From a region of the Methanobrevibacter sp. genome:
- a CDS encoding phage holin family protein — protein MASTVKEDLKELIKFVIYIILEVAIFFSVTNVLGGISLPNFETAFLVIALLSLVNALLWPLLSYFSLRFVVLTLGFGTFLIDGILLYIISLFIPGVHISGIALYTIPLFIGLVSSFLSLILNIDDDKSYYQNVLEKEMKSLYKESNDKEGFIFLEIDGLSYNTLRKALERGDMPTLSKWIEDGNHRLTRWETDLSSQTSSSQAGILHGNNSNIPAFRWLEKDNGNTIISSNGMENSEIIEKRISNGMGLLSNKGASRSNLFSGDAEDHILTFSNLTKSASIKTTSWYYIYSRPYVITRILILFIADIFMEVISRIRQLFLNVQPRLKWRGFAYYIARAGTNVAMREATTYTIIGDIFAGHYNAIYATYMGYDEIAHHSGVEDYDAFYALRQIDKQFRRIEKAIEKSERDYNLIILSDHGQTNGITFKQKYEISLNDLVSELLPDNISIHGILHSNDDYFRSKYSLDTYLEEGVERIDTRIDSTKERIDTRVDNAKEKIGNTRERIDTRVDTAKERIDANIGIHPLERLSNIKDKTKISEYVEKLKRDNSFFSDDESFSDKLNSISTDLDLKIRFSKKTTVSDETAQAIVLASGNLGLVYFTDWSNRMTYEQIEDAFPGLLKALAHHDGIGFVLVKSNMYGSIVFSDDNVFYLESEEYYGEHFLDKFGENIIRKLKRTDSFEHVPDILVNSAYDLENDEVYAFEELIGSHGGAGGNQQYPFILYPCNWELEEEIFGAENVHGFFKREMEKSWNDENK, from the coding sequence ATGGCAAGCACAGTAAAGGAAGACTTGAAGGAACTGATCAAATTCGTCATCTATATAATTCTAGAGGTGGCCATATTCTTTTCAGTCACCAATGTCCTTGGTGGAATAAGCTTGCCCAACTTTGAAACCGCATTTCTTGTCATAGCGCTTTTATCATTGGTGAATGCCCTATTATGGCCTCTTTTAAGCTATTTTTCACTTAGATTTGTTGTATTGACACTTGGTTTTGGAACATTCCTCATCGACGGAATACTCCTCTACATCATAAGCCTCTTCATACCTGGGGTCCACATAAGTGGAATAGCCCTCTATACAATTCCTCTTTTCATTGGACTGGTATCCTCTTTCCTTTCACTTATCTTAAATATCGACGATGACAAAAGCTATTATCAAAACGTTTTGGAAAAGGAAATGAAGTCACTCTACAAGGAATCAAATGATAAGGAAGGTTTCATCTTCCTTGAAATAGACGGCCTGTCCTACAATACATTAAGGAAGGCATTGGAAAGGGGAGACATGCCCACCCTATCAAAATGGATAGAGGATGGAAATCATAGGCTTACAAGGTGGGAAACCGACCTTTCAAGCCAGACATCATCTTCACAGGCAGGAATACTCCATGGAAACAATAGCAATATTCCAGCATTCCGTTGGCTTGAAAAGGACAACGGCAACACTATTATCTCATCAAATGGAATGGAAAACTCAGAAATCATCGAAAAGAGAATATCAAATGGAATGGGCCTCCTTTCAAATAAGGGCGCAAGCAGAAGCAACCTGTTTTCAGGAGATGCCGAAGACCACATCCTGACTTTCAGCAATCTGACAAAATCCGCAAGCATAAAGACAACAAGCTGGTACTATATATATTCAAGGCCTTATGTGATTACCAGAATCCTCATACTGTTCATTGCCGACATATTCATGGAAGTGATTTCAAGAATAAGGCAACTCTTCTTAAACGTTCAGCCTCGTCTCAAATGGAGAGGATTTGCATATTACATCGCCCGTGCAGGAACAAATGTGGCCATGAGGGAGGCAACAACATATACAATAATCGGAGACATCTTTGCAGGCCATTACAATGCCATCTATGCAACATATATGGGCTATGATGAAATAGCTCACCATAGCGGAGTGGAGGATTATGATGCATTCTATGCCCTAAGGCAGATTGACAAACAGTTCAGACGTATAGAAAAGGCAATAGAAAAATCCGAAAGGGATTATAACTTAATAATCCTATCAGATCACGGCCAGACAAATGGAATCACATTCAAGCAGAAATATGAAATAAGCCTGAATGACCTGGTCAGCGAGCTCTTGCCAGACAACATCAGCATTCACGGCATATTGCACTCCAATGATGACTATTTCAGAAGTAAATATTCATTGGACACATATCTTGAAGAGGGTGTGGAAAGGATAGACACCAGAATTGACAGCACTAAGGAAAGAATCGATACAAGAGTCGACAATGCAAAGGAAAAGATAGGAAACACAAGGGAAAGGATAGACACCAGAGTGGACACCGCAAAGGAAAGGATAGATGCAAACATTGGAATCCATCCATTGGAAAGGCTTTCAAACATAAAGGACAAGACCAAGATTTCAGAATACGTGGAAAAGCTCAAAAGAGACAATAGCTTCTTCAGTGACGATGAGTCATTCAGCGACAAGCTGAACAGCATTTCAACAGACTTGGACCTAAAGATCAGATTCTCAAAGAAGACCACAGTCAGTGATGAGACCGCACAGGCAATAGTCCTTGCATCAGGGAATTTGGGATTGGTCTATTTTACAGATTGGTCCAACAGAATGACATATGAACAGATTGAAGATGCATTTCCTGGACTCTTGAAGGCATTAGCCCATCATGATGGAATAGGATTTGTTTTGGTGAAATCCAATATGTATGGCTCAATAGTATTTTCAGATGATAATGTATTCTATCTTGAAAGCGAAGAGTATTATGGAGAGCATTTCCTTGACAAGTTCGGTGAAAACATAATCAGGAAACTCAAGAGAACAGACAGCTTTGAACACGTTCCAGACATTCTTGTAAACAGTGCCTATGACCTTGAAAACGATGAGGTCTATGCATTTGAGGAACTGATCGGAAGCCATGGGGGAGCCGGTGGAAATCAGCAGTACCCATTTATCCTATATCCCTGCAATTGGGAATTGGAAGAAGAAATATTCGGTGCTGAAAATGTTCATGGATTCTTTAAGCGTGAAATGGAAAAGTCATGGAATGATGAAAACAAGTAA
- a CDS encoding magnesium transporter, whose translation MKMIRQFGESLISLVVSFILFLFNGIKYIVSLPARFVSYIREFLADTDSVLKESLIALSICAVGDLCAGIILGNMEFFLKTYPGLMVIIPGAIGMRGNIFGSFGSRLSTHLHIGTISPEFKRSDLLDENITASLILTMVLSVLLAVIAKIICIVFNFESISIFDFVLISFIAGLISTIIMLPITMFISLKSFEGGWDPDNITTPFIAAVGDFFTLPAIILSVLIVNFVGFHPYVKMALFALVILITLVSLISGYTAENEVRHIVRQSTPVLFFCSILGTVAGGILNNSLSTLLKNQTLLTLVPLFSGESGGLVSILGARLSSGLHSGLIDPVLKPKKHTMENFIAIITLAIVMYPLIGFLAESSTIAFNNIGVGFLHSILISLMAGMILILIMLLVVFYISTISYRRGLDPDNIVIPLSTSLTDSISTLILIVVSLGLLSFI comes from the coding sequence ATGAAGATGATACGTCAATTTGGGGAATCTCTTATCAGCTTAGTTGTTAGCTTTATTCTATTTTTATTCAATGGCATAAAGTACATAGTCTCATTGCCTGCACGTTTTGTAAGCTATATTAGGGAATTCTTGGCTGATACTGATTCTGTTTTGAAGGAAAGCCTCATAGCACTTTCCATCTGTGCTGTAGGTGACTTGTGTGCAGGTATCATCTTAGGGAATATGGAGTTCTTCCTTAAGACCTATCCAGGCCTTATGGTAATCATTCCAGGAGCCATTGGAATGAGGGGAAACATCTTCGGATCATTCGGTTCAAGATTGAGCACTCATCTCCACATCGGTACCATATCCCCTGAATTCAAGAGGTCCGACCTTCTGGATGAGAACATCACAGCCTCATTGATATTGACTATGGTCCTTTCAGTATTGCTTGCAGTGATTGCAAAGATAATCTGTATAGTATTCAATTTCGAGAGCATAAGCATCTTTGACTTTGTCCTCATCTCCTTCATTGCAGGATTGATATCAACAATAATCATGCTTCCGATTACCATGTTCATTTCCCTCAAGAGCTTTGAAGGGGGCTGGGATCCAGACAATATCACAACACCTTTCATTGCAGCGGTAGGAGACTTCTTCACCTTGCCTGCAATCATATTAAGCGTTTTGATAGTGAACTTTGTAGGTTTCCATCCGTATGTGAAGATGGCGCTCTTTGCCTTGGTGATTTTGATTACATTGGTCTCACTTATTTCAGGATACACAGCTGAAAATGAGGTAAGGCACATTGTAAGGCAATCCACTCCAGTATTGTTCTTCTGTTCCATATTGGGAACCGTGGCAGGTGGAATATTGAACAATTCACTCAGCACATTGCTTAAGAACCAAACACTACTTACATTGGTTCCATTGTTCTCTGGTGAAAGTGGAGGATTGGTAAGCATATTAGGTGCAAGACTGTCTTCCGGTCTTCACTCCGGTCTTATCGACCCGGTCTTGAAGCCTAAGAAGCACACTATGGAAAACTTCATAGCCATTATTACCTTAGCCATTGTGATGTATCCTTTGATTGGATTTTTGGCTGAATCCTCTACCATAGCATTCAATAACATTGGTGTCGGATTCCTTCATTCAATCCTCATAAGCCTGATGGCAGGTATGATATTGATATTGATTATGCTCCTTGTGGTATTCTACATATCCACAATCTCATATAGAAGAGGACTTGATCCGGACAATATTGTGATTCCACTGTCTACAAGCCTTACAGATTCAATATCTACCTTGATTTTGATAGTGGTGTCTTTAGGTTTGTTGAGTTTCATATAG
- a CDS encoding potassium channel family protein: protein MPSVKDILIEMKDMSELMVDLAYSAVLFNNKAAAEEVLTLENRLNSMNYEIKKQSLVAARSLEDAEKLTTLLEIAEAAESMGNAAKDLADLTLKGFEPHPVFKMVMEESEKNIIRVNVEDSSVLANQSLGDLLLLNRTGMRIISIRRGDSWIYGPDKNTVILAGDVLIAKGSETGTEIIEKLADGEMHLEDLGNIEEFIDDD, encoded by the coding sequence ATGCCAAGTGTAAAAGATATTTTAATTGAAATGAAAGATATGTCGGAATTGATGGTTGATTTAGCTTATTCTGCGGTTCTCTTCAACAACAAGGCAGCTGCAGAAGAGGTATTGACCCTTGAAAACAGGCTTAACAGCATGAATTATGAAATCAAGAAGCAATCTCTTGTGGCTGCACGTTCACTTGAGGATGCAGAGAAATTGACTACCTTGCTTGAGATTGCGGAAGCTGCCGAATCCATGGGTAATGCCGCAAAGGATTTGGCTGACTTGACATTGAAAGGATTCGAGCCACACCCAGTATTCAAGATGGTTATGGAAGAATCCGAAAAGAACATTATCCGTGTGAATGTTGAGGACAGTTCCGTATTGGCAAACCAGTCTTTAGGAGACTTGTTGCTCCTAAACCGTACCGGTATGAGAATCATCTCCATCAGACGTGGAGATTCCTGGATCTACGGCCCTGACAAGAACACCGTTATCCTTGCTGGAGACGTCTTGATTGCCAAAGGTTCTGAAACAGGAACTGAAATCATTGAAAAGTTAGCGGATGGAGAAATGCATTTAGAGGATTTAGGAAACATTGAAGAATTTATTGATGACGATTAA